The following proteins are encoded in a genomic region of Cryptomeria japonica chromosome 11, Sugi_1.0, whole genome shotgun sequence:
- the LOC131040150 gene encoding uncharacterized protein LOC131040150 — protein sequence MMPDHWWNFFGPETPNIQKLAIRILSQPCSASGCERNWSMFEHIHSKRRNRLSMEKMNDLVFVHYNLHLRMRKNAIVDMSPIILDEVDLEAEWANENQTAPGTPTAVFSDDDIDWID from the exons atgatgccag atcattggtggaacttttttggcccagagacaccaaatattcagaagttggccattcgcatcttgagccaaccatgcagcgcatcaggttgtgagcgcaattggagtatgtttgagcacatacactccaagaggcgcaatagattatctatggagaagatgaatgatctcgtctttgttcactacaacctccacctgagaatgagaaagaatgcaatagttgacatgtctcctatcattctagatgaggttgatcttgaagcagagtgggccaatgagaatcagacagctcctgggactcctacggctgtatttagtgatgatgacattgattggatcgactag